A single Eulemur rufifrons isolate Redbay chromosome 9, OSU_ERuf_1, whole genome shotgun sequence DNA region contains:
- the CHMP6 gene encoding charged multivesicular body protein 6, with product MGNLFGRKKQSRVTEQDKAILQLKQQRDKLKQYQKRITQQLERERALARQLLRDGRKERAKLLLKKKRYREQLLDKTETQISSLEAMVQSIEFTQIEMKVMEGLQLGNECLNKMHQVMSIEDVERILDETQEAVEYQRQIDELLAGSFTQEDEDAILEELNAITQEQIELPEVPSEPLPEEKPEKVPVKARPRQADLVAAS from the exons CAACTGAAGCAGCAGCGTGACAAACTGAAGCAGTACCAGAAGAGGATCACCCAGCAGCTGGAGCGGGAGCGGGCCCTGGCCCGGCAGCTGCTGAGGGATGGCAGGAAGGA ACGGGCCAAGCTGCTGCTCAAGAAGAAGCGATACCGGGAGCAGCTGCTGGACAAGACGGAGACCCAGATCAGCAGCCTGGAGGCCATG GTGCAGAGCATAGAGTTCACCCAGATCGAGATGAAGGTCATGGAAGGGCTGCAGTTGGGCAACGAGTGTCTGAACAAGATGCACCAG GTGATGTCCATAGAAGATGTGGAGAGGATCCTGGACGAGACCCAGGAGGCCGTGGAGTACCAGCGG CAAATAGACGAGCTGTTGGCGGGAAGCTTCACTCAGGAGGACGAAGACGCCATCCTAGAGGAGCTGAACGCGATCACTCAG GAACAAATAGAGCTGCCAGAGGTTCCTTCAGAGCCCCTTCCTGAGGAGAAGCCAG aaaaagtCCCTGTCAAGGCTAGGCCCAGGCAAGCGGACCTGGTGGCAGCTTCGTAA